The DNA window CAGCAAATAATCAACACTACCGTCGCGCTTAATCGAGGGAAGCTGCCATGTTGGTTCAATCCATTTTATCGAGCTATTCCAAGCTTTTAATCGGTGTATCGCTGGCATTTCTGGCGACCGCGTTGGCCGGTTGCCACGATACGGTCGCCGAGAAAGCCACCCCGTCGCGCCCGGTGCTGGTGGCAACGGTGCATTATGCGGCGGAATCGCCGGAGCGCAGTTTTGTGGGCACCATTCGTCCCCGGATCGAAACCGACATGGGTTTCCGTGTCCCCGGCAAGGTTGCAAAGCGGCTGGTCGAAGTCGGCCAGGCCGTCGACGTCGGCCAGCCGCTCGCCACCCTCGACGAAATCGATCTGAAACTACAGGCCGAGCAGGCCGAGGCCGAATTGCGCGCCGCCACCGGTGTGCTGGCGCAGGCCGCCGCCGCCGAGCAGCGCGCCAGGGATCTGCGTGCCAAGGGCTGGGCCACCGATGCGCAGCTCGATCAGGCCAAGGCTGCCGGCGACGAGGCGCGTGCGCGGCTCAATCGCGCGCAGCGCTCGGTCGAACTCACCAACAACTCGCTGTCTTACGCGACCCTGGCCGCCGACACCCGTGGCGTCGTCACCGCGACCCTGATCGATGCCGGGCAGGTGGTGGCGTCCGGTCAGACCGCGATCCGCGTCGCGCGCTTTGCGGAAAAAGAAGCCGTGGTCGCCATCCCCGAAACCTTGCTGGGACGCGCCAAGGACGGCGTCGCGACGGTTAGTCTTTGGTCGGAGCCGAACAGGAAATACGTGGCAAAACTGCGCGAGGTCGCACCATCGGCCGATCCGGCGACCCGCACCTATCTGGCAAAATTTTCACTGCCCGACGCCGGCGAAAGCGTCTCGCTCGGCATGACCGCGACACTGACGCTGGCCGACCCCGCCACGACGCGGGTGGCGCGGCTGCCATTGTCGGCGCTGTTTTCCGAGGGCGGCGATCCCTCGCTCTATATCGTCGATGACAAGGGCGAGGTGGCGCTGAAGCCGGTCGCGGTCAAATCCTACGAGAGCAACTGCGTCGTCATATCCGGCGGCGTCGATGAGGGCGCCAAAGTGGTCGCGCTCGGTGTGCAAAAACTCGATCCGGCCCAGAAGGTCAGGGTCGTCTCGTCATTGTCGTTTTAGCCCCGTCATTGCGAGGAGCCCAGCGACGAAGCAATCCATACTTTCTTTTCGGCACGATGGATTGCTTCGCTTCGCTCGCAATGACGGCCACAGTTCACATGGTTCTGGAATTTGGAGAGGCGCGATGAAACATTTCAATCTCTCGGCCTGGGCGGTCAGCCATCCCGCGCTTATTTTGTTCCTGATCGTTGCGCTCGGCGCCGCCGGCTTCTTCTCCTATGAAAGACTCGGCCGCGCCGAGGATCCCTTCTTCACCGTCAAGGTGGTGAACGTCTCGGCGATCTGGCCGGGCGCAACCGCGGCCGAGATGCAGACCCAGGTCGCCGATCCCATCGAGAAGAAGCTGCAGGAGCTGCCGTATTTCGAAAAGGTGCAGACCTATTCGAAGCCGGCGTTCACGGCGATGCAGGTCACGTTCAAGGATTCCACGCCGCCCAAGGACGTGCCGTATCTGTTCTACCTGCTGCGCAAGAAGCTCGCCGACGTGCAGGGCGAGCTGCCGTCCGGTTTGCTCGGCCCCGTCGTCAACGACGAATTCTCCGACGTCGATTCCATCCTCTATATGATGACCGGCGACGGCGCCGACTATGCGCAATTGAAGAAGGCCGCTGAAGGCATGCGCCAGCGGCTGTTGAAGGTACCGGGAGTGACAAAAGTCGATCTCTACGGCACCCAGGACGAGCGGATCTTCGTCGAATTCTCCCATGCCAAGCTGGCGACGCTCGGGATCACGCCGCAGGCGCTGTTCGATTCGCTCGCCAAGCAGAACAACGTGGTGCCGGCCGGCACGGTGGAGACCTCCTCGCAGCGCGTGCCGCTGCGCGTCACCGGCGCGCTCGATGGCGTCAAGGCGGTCGCCGAGACGCCGGTCGAAAGCAACGGCCGGGTGTTTCGCCTGGGGGATATCGCCACCGTCACCCACGGCTTCGTCGATCCGCCGACCTTTATGGTGCGTCAGGAAGGCAAGCCCGCGCTCGGCATCGGCGTGGTCACCGCCAAGGGCGCCAACATCCTGGAACTCGGCAAGGACGTTGCCAACGCCACTGCCGAGTTCATGAAGGCGGTGCCGCAGGGCATCAATGTCGACCAGATCGCCGATCAGCCCAAGGTGGTCGAGCGCGCCGTCAGTGAATTCGTGCATTCCTTCGTCGAGGCGCTGGCGATCGTGTTGTTCGTCTCCTTCGTCGCACTGGGTTGGCGCACCGGCATCGTGGTGGCGCTGTCGGTGCCGCTGGTGCTGGCGATCGTGTTTATCGTCATGAATGCGATGTCGCTAGACCTGCACCGGATCACGCTCGGCGCGTTGATCATCGCGCTCGGTCTGTTGGTCGACGACGCCATCATCGCGGTCGAGATGATGGTGGTGAAGATGGAGCAGGGCTGGGACCGCGTCCGCGCGGCGTCCTTTGCCTGGGAATCCACCGCCTTTCCGATGCTCACCGGTACGTTGGTCACCGCGGCCGGCTTCCTCCCGATCGGCTTTGCCAATTCGGCGGTCGGCGAATATGCCGGCGGCATTTTCTGGATCGTGGCGATCGCGCTGGTGGCGTCGTGGTTCGTCGCGGTGATCTTTACGCCCTATATCGGCGTCAAGCTCTTGCCGAATATCACCGTCAGCCACAACCACGATCCGCACGCGGTGTATGAGACGCGCGTGTACCGGATACTGCGCGGCATGATTCAATGGTGCGTCGAGCACCGCATCAAGGTGGTGCTGGCAACCGTCGGCATCTTTGCGCTTGCGATCGTTGGCTTCGGCCACGTCCAGCAGCAGTTCTTCCCGCTGTCCGAGCGGCCCGAACTGTTCCTGCAGCTGCGGCTGCCCGAAGGCACGGCGTTCGGCGTCACCCAGCAATCCGTGAAGAAGGCCGAAGCGCTGTTGAAGGACGACCAGGACATCTCGACCTATACCGCCTATGTCGGCCAGGGTTCGCCGCGGTTCTGGCTCGGGCTCAACCCGCAATTGCCGAACGAAGCCTTCGCCGAGATCGTGATCGTGGCCAAGGACGTCGAGGCGCGCGAGCGGATCAAGGCGCGACTGGAGAAGGCGGTCGATGACGGGGCACTGACCGAGGCGCGGGTGCGGGTCGATCGCTTTAATTTTGGCCCGCCGGTCGGCTTTCCCGTGCAATTCCGCGTGATCGGTCCCGACCCCGAGAAGGTGCGCGACATCGCCTACCGGGTGCGCGACGTGGTCAAGCAGAACGACAAGGTCAAGGATCCCCAGCTCGACTGGAATGAGCAGTCGCCCTACCTGAAGCTGGTGGTCGACCAGGACCGCGCCCGTGCGCTCGGCCTGACCCCGCAGGACGTTTCGCAGGCGCTGAGCATGCTGATCTCGGGCGCGCCGGTGACCACGATCCGCGATGGCGTCGAGAAGGTCGGCGTGATCGCGCGCGCGGTGCCGTCGGAACGGCTCGATCTCGGCCATGTCGGCGATCTCACCGTCACCTCGCGCAACGGGGTCGCGGTGCCGCTAACGCAGATTGCCAGGATCGAATATTCGCACGAGGAGCCGATCCTGTGGCGGCGCAACCGCGACATGGCGATCACGGTGCGCGGCGACGTCGTCGACGGCGTGCAGGCGCCTGATATCACCAACCAGATCTGGCCGAAATTGCAGGAAATCCGTGACAGCCTCGAGCCGGCCTACCGGATCGAGATGGGCGGCGCGATCGAGGAATCGGCCAAGGGCAATGCCTCGATCTTCGTGCTGTTTCCGTTGATGGTCATCGTCATGCTGACCCTGCTGATGATCCAGCTGCAGAGTTTTTCGCGCCTGCTGCTGGTGTTCCTGACGGCGCCGCTGGGGATCATCGGCGCATCGCTGGGACTGAACCTTGCCAACCAGCCGTTCGGCTTCGTGGCGCTGCTCGGACTGATCGCGCTGGCCGGCATGATCATGCGCAATGCGGTGATCCTGGTCGACCAGATCGAGACCGACGTGGCTCACGGCCTGAGCCGCAAGGAGGCCATCGTCGAGGCCACGGTCCGGCGCGCCCGCCCGGTGGTGCTGACGGCGCTCGCCGCGATCCTGGCGATGATCCCGCTGTCGCGTTCGGCGTTCTGGGGTCCGATGGCGATCACCATCATGGGAGGCCTGTTTGTTGCAACCTTCCTGACCTTGCTGTACCTGCCCGGGCTCTACGCCCTCTGGTTCCGGAACAGCCTTGAAGAAAGCAGCCGCAGCGAACAGATTGGTCTTGCGCCGCAGCATCAGGACGAACTCCAACCCGCATTTCCGCTTGCCGCGGCCGCGGAATAATTGAAGATTGAGTACCGACATGGCGTTGATTTCCGAACATACCGAGCCCGATACCCGCGAGCGGATTCTCGTGGTGGCGGAGCGTTTGTTTCGCGAAATCGGCTATCAAAAGACCACCGTCGCCGACATCGCCAAGGTGCTGCGCATGAGCCCGGCGAACGTCTACCGCTTTTTCGATTCGAAAAAGGCAATCCACGAGGGCGTCGCGCGTACCCTGATGGGCGGCGTCGAGGAAGCCGCCGAGGCCATTGCGACCGGGCGCGGACCGGCGGCGCAACGGCTGCGCGAGCTGATGACCACCATCCACCGCATGAACTGCGAACGCTATATCGGCGATTCCAAGCTGCACGAGATGGTCGAAGTCGCGATGGAGGAGAGCTGGGAGGTCTGCGTCGCCCATATGGAGCGGATCACCCAGACCATCGGCGCCGTCATCGCCGAGGGCGTCGCCTCGGGCGAATTCGAAGCCCCCGACGTGCCGCTGGCGGCGATGTGTTCCTGTACCGCGATGATGCGGTTTTTCCATCCGCAGATGATCGCGCAATGCGCCAACAAGCCGGGACCGTCGCTCGACCACATGATCGATTTTGTCTTGGCCGGCCTGGCGTCGCGGGGCAAGGCGGCGAAACGTTGAGAAGCTGAGAGTTCTCTCGTCATTCCGGGGCGATGCGAAGCATCGAACCCGGAATCTCGAGATTCCGGGCCTGGTGCTAACGCACCATCCCGGAATGACGAGTCGAGTAGCCCGGTTGTAGCGGAGCGCAATCCGGGAAAATTCAATCCACTTGCGCTTTAGACCCGGATTGCGCTTCGCTGCGTCCGGGCTACGAAAAAAAGGAAGCTACCACCGTGACCGATAAAGATCTGCACTATTACGAGCCGGTCAACGGCCACGGCCTCAGGCACGATCCGTTCAATGCCATCGTCGCGCCGCGTCCGATCGGCTGGATCTCGTCGCGCGACGCCAGGGGCAACGTCAATCTCGCGCCCTACAGCTTTTTCAACGGGTTTTGTTATACGCCTCCCATTATCGGCTTTTCCTCGACCTCCTGGAAGGACAGCGTCGCCAATATCCAGGAGACCGGCGAATTCGTCTGGAATCTCGCCACCATGGATCTGGCAAAGCAGATGAACGCCACCGCGGCGCATGTCCCGCACGAGGTCAGCGAGTTCGCGATCGCAGGGTTGACGGCGGCCCCCAGCAGGCTCGTCAACGTGCCCCGGGTCGCGGAAAGCCCGGTCTCGTTCGAATGCAAACTGTCCCAGATCATTCAGCTGCAGGGTGCCGACGGCAAAAAGGCGCAGGCCTGGCTCACCCTCGGCGAAGTCGTCGCCGTCCATATCGACAAGGCCATGATCAAGGACGGCGTCTACCAGACCGCGCTGGCGCGCCCGATCGTGCGCGCTGGCCGCAAGGGCGACTATTTTGAAATTCGGCCGGAGGCCATGTTCGAGATGGTGCGGCCGGATTGACCATGTTGCTGTAAGTTGCGTTGCGGCAATCGGGTTGTTCGGAACCGATACGGCACCTTGCCGTTATCCGGCACCCAGCATCCGGGTCAATTTCGCCTTACCCTGAACGCGAAGTGACAAGTGATTCGCACGCTTTCCTGCTAAATTGAGTCGCCATTCAGCGAGCGCGGGACTCGGCCGCGCCGCCATCCCGACCATGAGGACATCGCCATGAGCTCCCGGTCCTTTCGCCGCGATATCATCACCAAGCCGATCTTCGCCTGGGCGCGGGGCGTCTTGCCGGCCATGTCGGACACCGAGCGCGAGGCGCTGGAGGCCGGCGACGTCTGGTGGGACGCCGACCTGTTCACCGGCAATCCCGACTGGTCGAAACTGCTCGCCAACGCGCCGGCGACCCTGACAGCGGAGGAGCAGGCGTTCCTCAACGGCCCGGTCGACGAGCTCTGCGCCATGCTCGACGACTGGAAGATTAACTGGGAATGGCGCGACCTGCCGCCCGAAGCCTGGGACTTCATCAAGCGCGAAAAATTCTTCGGCATGATCATTCCGAAAGAGTATGGCGGGCTCGGCTTTACCCCCTACGCGCATTCGGAAGTGGTGCGTAAGATTTCGTCGCGCTCGCTGGCCGCCGCCGTCACCGTGATGGTGCCCAACTCGCTCGGCCCCGGCGAACTCCTGATGCGCTTTGGCACCAGGGATCAGCAGCAGCAATGGCTGCCGCGGCTTGCCGACGGACGCGAGATTCCTTGCTTTGGATTGACCAGCCCGGAGGCCGGCTCCGATGCCGCGTCGATGATCGACAGCGGCATCATCTGTAAGGGCAATTTCGAAGGCCGCGACGTGCTCGGGCTGCGCCTCAACTGGCACAAGCGTTACATCACGCTCGGCCCGGTCGCGACGCTGCTCGGCCTCGCTTTCAAGGCCTATGACCCCGATCACCTGGTCGGATCGAAGGACGAGCTCGGCATCACCGTGGCCTTGATCCCGGCGCATCTGCCCGGCGTCGAAATCGGCCATCGCCATCTGCCGTCGATGCAGGTGTTTCAGAACGGCCCGAACTGGGGCCGCGATGTCTTCATCCCGATGGATTACATCATCGGCGGGCAGGAGCGTCTCGGCCAGGGCTGGAAAATGCTGATGACGGCGCTCGCCGCCGGGCGCGGCATTTCGCTGCCGTCGCTATCGGCCGCGGGCGCGGCCTATGCCGCCCGCACCACCGGCGCCTATGCGCGGATCCGCGAGCAGTTCAACGTGCCGATCGGGAAATTCGAGGGCATCGAGGAGCCGCTGGCCCGCATCGCCGGCACCGCCTATCTGCTCGACGCGGCGCGGCGGCTGACCTGTGCTGCGCTCAATCAGGGCCACCATCCCGCCGTGATCTCCGGCATCATGAAGCTGCATGCCACCGAGCGGATGCGGATCGCGATCGACGACGCAATGGACATTCATGGCGGCAAGGCCGTGATCGACGGCCCGCAGAATTACATGGGCAATCTCTATCGCTCGGTGCCGGTCGGCATCACCGTGGAGGGAGCCAATATCCTGACCCGCAACCTGATCGTATTCGGGCAGGGCGCGATCCGCGCGCATCCTTATCTGCTGGAAGAGATGAACGCGCTTGGCGAAGAGGACCGCGCCAGGGGTCTCGACGCCTTCGACAAGGCATTCTGGAAACATATCGGTCACAGCGTCGCGACGATGTTCCGCGCCTGGGGCCGAAGCTGGAGCGGCGGGATGTTCGCGCCGGCGCCCGACGCCGGGGCCGCGACCGGATTCTATCGCCAGCTGTCGCGCTACTCGTCGGCGTTCGCGCTGTGCGCCGACATGGCGCTGCTGACGCTGGGCGGCGCCTTGAAACGCAAGGAAATGCTGTCGGCACGGTTCGGCGATATCCTGTCGGAACTGTATCTGCTTTCGGCCGCGCTGAAACGCTGGCAGGACGAGGGCCGCCAGCAGGCCGATTTCGTCGCGCTCGAATGGTGCATGGCGAGTGGCTTCCGCACCATCGAAAATCGCTTCGCGGAAATCCTGGCGAACCTGCCGAATCGGTTTGTCGCCATCGTTCTGAAATTCCTGGTCCAGCCGTTCGGCGCACGTGTGCTCGGGCCCTCTGATATCGTAATCCATCAATGCGCGCAGCTCGTGCTGGAGCCATCGGCGGCGCGGGATCGGTTGACGCCGGACCTGTCGCATGTCGATGATGACAGAGGCGTGGCCCGGCTGGAGAAGGCATTCCTTCTGGTCACCGGCGCCGAGGAGATCGCCAAAAAGATGCGCGCCGCCCAC is part of the Bradyrhizobium erythrophlei genome and encodes:
- a CDS encoding efflux RND transporter permease subunit, translating into MKHFNLSAWAVSHPALILFLIVALGAAGFFSYERLGRAEDPFFTVKVVNVSAIWPGATAAEMQTQVADPIEKKLQELPYFEKVQTYSKPAFTAMQVTFKDSTPPKDVPYLFYLLRKKLADVQGELPSGLLGPVVNDEFSDVDSILYMMTGDGADYAQLKKAAEGMRQRLLKVPGVTKVDLYGTQDERIFVEFSHAKLATLGITPQALFDSLAKQNNVVPAGTVETSSQRVPLRVTGALDGVKAVAETPVESNGRVFRLGDIATVTHGFVDPPTFMVRQEGKPALGIGVVTAKGANILELGKDVANATAEFMKAVPQGINVDQIADQPKVVERAVSEFVHSFVEALAIVLFVSFVALGWRTGIVVALSVPLVLAIVFIVMNAMSLDLHRITLGALIIALGLLVDDAIIAVEMMVVKMEQGWDRVRAASFAWESTAFPMLTGTLVTAAGFLPIGFANSAVGEYAGGIFWIVAIALVASWFVAVIFTPYIGVKLLPNITVSHNHDPHAVYETRVYRILRGMIQWCVEHRIKVVLATVGIFALAIVGFGHVQQQFFPLSERPELFLQLRLPEGTAFGVTQQSVKKAEALLKDDQDISTYTAYVGQGSPRFWLGLNPQLPNEAFAEIVIVAKDVEARERIKARLEKAVDDGALTEARVRVDRFNFGPPVGFPVQFRVIGPDPEKVRDIAYRVRDVVKQNDKVKDPQLDWNEQSPYLKLVVDQDRARALGLTPQDVSQALSMLISGAPVTTIRDGVEKVGVIARAVPSERLDLGHVGDLTVTSRNGVAVPLTQIARIEYSHEEPILWRRNRDMAITVRGDVVDGVQAPDITNQIWPKLQEIRDSLEPAYRIEMGGAIEESAKGNASIFVLFPLMVIVMLTLLMIQLQSFSRLLLVFLTAPLGIIGASLGLNLANQPFGFVALLGLIALAGMIMRNAVILVDQIETDVAHGLSRKEAIVEATVRRARPVVLTALAAILAMIPLSRSAFWGPMAITIMGGLFVATFLTLLYLPGLYALWFRNSLEESSRSEQIGLAPQHQDELQPAFPLAAAAE
- a CDS encoding TetR/AcrR family transcriptional regulator; this translates as MALISEHTEPDTRERILVVAERLFREIGYQKTTVADIAKVLRMSPANVYRFFDSKKAIHEGVARTLMGGVEEAAEAIATGRGPAAQRLRELMTTIHRMNCERYIGDSKLHEMVEVAMEESWEVCVAHMERITQTIGAVIAEGVASGEFEAPDVPLAAMCSCTAMMRFFHPQMIAQCANKPGPSLDHMIDFVLAGLASRGKAAKR
- a CDS encoding acyl-CoA dehydrogenase encodes the protein MSSRSFRRDIITKPIFAWARGVLPAMSDTEREALEAGDVWWDADLFTGNPDWSKLLANAPATLTAEEQAFLNGPVDELCAMLDDWKINWEWRDLPPEAWDFIKREKFFGMIIPKEYGGLGFTPYAHSEVVRKISSRSLAAAVTVMVPNSLGPGELLMRFGTRDQQQQWLPRLADGREIPCFGLTSPEAGSDAASMIDSGIICKGNFEGRDVLGLRLNWHKRYITLGPVATLLGLAFKAYDPDHLVGSKDELGITVALIPAHLPGVEIGHRHLPSMQVFQNGPNWGRDVFIPMDYIIGGQERLGQGWKMLMTALAAGRGISLPSLSAAGAAYAARTTGAYARIREQFNVPIGKFEGIEEPLARIAGTAYLLDAARRLTCAALNQGHHPAVISGIMKLHATERMRIAIDDAMDIHGGKAVIDGPQNYMGNLYRSVPVGITVEGANILTRNLIVFGQGAIRAHPYLLEEMNALGEEDRARGLDAFDKAFWKHIGHSVATMFRAWGRSWSGGMFAPAPDAGAATGFYRQLSRYSSAFALCADMALLTLGGALKRKEMLSARFGDILSELYLLSAALKRWQDEGRQQADFVALEWCMASGFRTIENRFAEILANLPNRFVAIVLKFLVQPFGARVLGPSDIVIHQCAQLVLEPSAARDRLTPDLSHVDDDRGVARLEKAFLLVTGAEEIAKKMRAAHLHDWKQAVKNGVITQAEGEQLAAAQEAVAKVIEVDDFAPEALSPIYRKPADVHQFFQALGEQRAAS
- a CDS encoding flavin reductase family protein, which gives rise to MTDKDLHYYEPVNGHGLRHDPFNAIVAPRPIGWISSRDARGNVNLAPYSFFNGFCYTPPIIGFSSTSWKDSVANIQETGEFVWNLATMDLAKQMNATAAHVPHEVSEFAIAGLTAAPSRLVNVPRVAESPVSFECKLSQIIQLQGADGKKAQAWLTLGEVVAVHIDKAMIKDGVYQTALARPIVRAGRKGDYFEIRPEAMFEMVRPD
- a CDS encoding efflux RND transporter periplasmic adaptor subunit, which gives rise to MLVQSILSSYSKLLIGVSLAFLATALAGCHDTVAEKATPSRPVLVATVHYAAESPERSFVGTIRPRIETDMGFRVPGKVAKRLVEVGQAVDVGQPLATLDEIDLKLQAEQAEAELRAATGVLAQAAAAEQRARDLRAKGWATDAQLDQAKAAGDEARARLNRAQRSVELTNNSLSYATLAADTRGVVTATLIDAGQVVASGQTAIRVARFAEKEAVVAIPETLLGRAKDGVATVSLWSEPNRKYVAKLREVAPSADPATRTYLAKFSLPDAGESVSLGMTATLTLADPATTRVARLPLSALFSEGGDPSLYIVDDKGEVALKPVAVKSYESNCVVISGGVDEGAKVVALGVQKLDPAQKVRVVSSLSF